A single genomic interval of Helianthus annuus cultivar XRQ/B chromosome 6, HanXRQr2.0-SUNRISE, whole genome shotgun sequence harbors:
- the LOC110889663 gene encoding probable serine/threonine-protein kinase WNK9 isoform X2 — protein MNGDDLDLDPDESEFVEVDPTGRYGRYNEILGKGASKTVGFDEYEGIEVAWNQVKLYDFLQSPEDLERLYCEIHLLKTLKHNNIMKFYTSWVDTANRNMNFVTELFTSGTLRQYRQKHKRVNIRAIKHWCRQILKGLLYLHSHDPPVIHRDLKCDNIFVNGNQGEVKIGDLGLAAILRKSHAARCVGTPEFMAPEVYAEEYNELVDIYAFGMCILEMVTFEYPYSECTHPAQIYKKVISGKKPDALYKVKDPEVRQFVEKCLVTVSLRLPAKELLKDPFLQPEDYGYDLRPIDYWREFDGINNRHLNYEPEANEIITHKEDHMGDVDISIEGRRGDDDDDGIFLRLRIADREGRVRNIYFPFDIESDTAFSVANEMVFELDITNQDVHKIADMIDGEISCLVPEWKKGIEEDHEIDGYCQSCAPNGSQINPKSKSRHQCSSHHCGANIHGRFEEITYQFDGSEQCLTEGAPVVSSQSDGLQYSDIWGANQSEYQSCTEDEPVVEKSVKFEEADLADDYENEIRQELRWLKAKYQMELRELKDKQLGLAPDKHTKHKMSRQHKDDHDDHPHLLKSFAAGTHFVSFSLDDGEPETCENTSTTKNMCTGDLIPHHLNRAASLPVDPIDS, from the exons ATGAATGGTGATGATCTTGATCTTGATCCAGATGAATCTGAGTTTGTTGAAGTAGATCCTACAGGCAGATATGGAAGG TACAATGAGATTTTGGGGAAAGGGGCATCAAAGACAGT GGGTTTTGATGAGTATGAAGGTATAGAAGTGGCATGGAATCAGGTGAAACTTTATGATTTCCTCCAAAGTCCAGAGGATCTGGAAAGATTGTATTGTGAAATTCATCTTCTTAAAACTTTGAAACACAACAACATCATGAAGTTCTACACATCTTGGGTTGATACAGCTAATAGGAACATGAACTTTGTCACTGAGTTGTTCACTTCTGGTACACTTAGACA GTATAGGCAGAAACACAAGAGGGTTAATATAAGAGCAATCAAACATTGGTGTAGACAGATCTTGAAAGGGCTTCTTTATCTTCATAGCCATGATCCTCCTGTTATCCATAGAGATCTTAAATGtgacaatatttttgtaaatGGCAATCAAGGAGAAGTCAAAATCGGCGATTTGGGTCTTGCTGCGATACTCCGTAAATCGCACGCGGCTCGCTGTGTTG GAACACCCGAGTTCATGGCTCCTGAGGTTTACGCCGAAGAATACAATGAATTGGTCGATATCTATGCCTTTGGGATGTGCATCTTAGAGATGGTCACGTTTGAATATCCGTACAGCGAGTGCACACATCCTGCTCAGATCTACAAGAAAGTTATTTCA GGGAAAAAGCCGGATGCTTTATACAAAGTTAAGGACCCTGAAGTGAGACAATTTGTGGAGAAATGTCTAGTTACCGTTTCTCTTAGGCTTCCGGCTAAAGAGCTACTTAAAGACCCTTTTCTTCAGCCTGAAGATTATGGTTATGATTTGAGGCCGATTGATTATTGGAGAGAGTTTGATGGAATTAATAACCGTCATCTTAATTATGAACCCGAAGCAAACGAAATCATAACCCATAAAGAAGACCACATGGGAGACGTTGATATTTCTATCGAGGGAAGGAGAggagatgatgatgacgatggtATATTCTTAAGGCTCAGAATTGCCGACCGAGAAG GGCGTGTTCGGAACATTTACTTCCCTTTTGACATCGAATCGGACACAGCATTTAGTGTTGCAAACGAAATGGTTTTCGAGTTGGATATCACCAATCAAGATGTCCATAAAATAGCCGACATGATCGATGGCGAAATTTCTTGCTTAGTGCCAGAGTGGAAGAAGGGGATAGAAGAAGATCACGAGATCGATGGTTATTGTCAAAGTTGTGCGCCAAACGGTTCTCAAATCAACCCGAAATCAAAAAGCCGGCATCAGTGTTCAAGCCATCATTGTGGTGCCAATATCCACGGGCGGTTTGAAGAAATAACTTACCAGTTTGACGGTTCCGAGCAGTGTTTGACCGAAGGCGCACCTGTTGTCTCGAGCCAGTCCGATGGTTTACAATATTCTGATATATGGGGCGCAAACCAGAGCGAATATCAGTCGTGTACAGAAGATGAACCGGTAGTTGAAAAATCCGTCAAGTTTGAGGAAGCCGATTTAGCAGATGACTATGAAAACGAGATTCGACAAGAATTGAGATGGCTCAAGGCTAAGTACCAGATGGAGCTAAGGGAACTTAAAGATAAACAACTAGGACTTGCACCGGacaaacatacaaaacataaaatgTCGAGACAGCATAAAGACGATCATGACGATCACCCACATTTGCTAAAATCATTCGCGGCGGGAACCCATTTCGTTTCGTTTTCTCTAGATGATGGAGAACCGGAGACGTGTGAAAACACTAGCACAACGAAGAACATGTGCACAGGGGACTTGATTCCTCATCACCTTAATAGGGCAGCTTCACTTCCTGTTGATCCCATAGATTCTTGA
- the LOC110889663 gene encoding probable serine/threonine-protein kinase WNK9 isoform X1 has product MNGDDLDLDPDESEFVEVDPTGRYGRYNEILGKGASKTVYRGFDEYEGIEVAWNQVKLYDFLQSPEDLERLYCEIHLLKTLKHNNIMKFYTSWVDTANRNMNFVTELFTSGTLRQYRQKHKRVNIRAIKHWCRQILKGLLYLHSHDPPVIHRDLKCDNIFVNGNQGEVKIGDLGLAAILRKSHAARCVGTPEFMAPEVYAEEYNELVDIYAFGMCILEMVTFEYPYSECTHPAQIYKKVISGKKPDALYKVKDPEVRQFVEKCLVTVSLRLPAKELLKDPFLQPEDYGYDLRPIDYWREFDGINNRHLNYEPEANEIITHKEDHMGDVDISIEGRRGDDDDDGIFLRLRIADREGRVRNIYFPFDIESDTAFSVANEMVFELDITNQDVHKIADMIDGEISCLVPEWKKGIEEDHEIDGYCQSCAPNGSQINPKSKSRHQCSSHHCGANIHGRFEEITYQFDGSEQCLTEGAPVVSSQSDGLQYSDIWGANQSEYQSCTEDEPVVEKSVKFEEADLADDYENEIRQELRWLKAKYQMELRELKDKQLGLAPDKHTKHKMSRQHKDDHDDHPHLLKSFAAGTHFVSFSLDDGEPETCENTSTTKNMCTGDLIPHHLNRAASLPVDPIDS; this is encoded by the exons ATGAATGGTGATGATCTTGATCTTGATCCAGATGAATCTGAGTTTGTTGAAGTAGATCCTACAGGCAGATATGGAAGG TACAATGAGATTTTGGGGAAAGGGGCATCAAAGACAGT TTATAGGGGTTTTGATGAGTATGAAGGTATAGAAGTGGCATGGAATCAGGTGAAACTTTATGATTTCCTCCAAAGTCCAGAGGATCTGGAAAGATTGTATTGTGAAATTCATCTTCTTAAAACTTTGAAACACAACAACATCATGAAGTTCTACACATCTTGGGTTGATACAGCTAATAGGAACATGAACTTTGTCACTGAGTTGTTCACTTCTGGTACACTTAGACA GTATAGGCAGAAACACAAGAGGGTTAATATAAGAGCAATCAAACATTGGTGTAGACAGATCTTGAAAGGGCTTCTTTATCTTCATAGCCATGATCCTCCTGTTATCCATAGAGATCTTAAATGtgacaatatttttgtaaatGGCAATCAAGGAGAAGTCAAAATCGGCGATTTGGGTCTTGCTGCGATACTCCGTAAATCGCACGCGGCTCGCTGTGTTG GAACACCCGAGTTCATGGCTCCTGAGGTTTACGCCGAAGAATACAATGAATTGGTCGATATCTATGCCTTTGGGATGTGCATCTTAGAGATGGTCACGTTTGAATATCCGTACAGCGAGTGCACACATCCTGCTCAGATCTACAAGAAAGTTATTTCA GGGAAAAAGCCGGATGCTTTATACAAAGTTAAGGACCCTGAAGTGAGACAATTTGTGGAGAAATGTCTAGTTACCGTTTCTCTTAGGCTTCCGGCTAAAGAGCTACTTAAAGACCCTTTTCTTCAGCCTGAAGATTATGGTTATGATTTGAGGCCGATTGATTATTGGAGAGAGTTTGATGGAATTAATAACCGTCATCTTAATTATGAACCCGAAGCAAACGAAATCATAACCCATAAAGAAGACCACATGGGAGACGTTGATATTTCTATCGAGGGAAGGAGAggagatgatgatgacgatggtATATTCTTAAGGCTCAGAATTGCCGACCGAGAAG GGCGTGTTCGGAACATTTACTTCCCTTTTGACATCGAATCGGACACAGCATTTAGTGTTGCAAACGAAATGGTTTTCGAGTTGGATATCACCAATCAAGATGTCCATAAAATAGCCGACATGATCGATGGCGAAATTTCTTGCTTAGTGCCAGAGTGGAAGAAGGGGATAGAAGAAGATCACGAGATCGATGGTTATTGTCAAAGTTGTGCGCCAAACGGTTCTCAAATCAACCCGAAATCAAAAAGCCGGCATCAGTGTTCAAGCCATCATTGTGGTGCCAATATCCACGGGCGGTTTGAAGAAATAACTTACCAGTTTGACGGTTCCGAGCAGTGTTTGACCGAAGGCGCACCTGTTGTCTCGAGCCAGTCCGATGGTTTACAATATTCTGATATATGGGGCGCAAACCAGAGCGAATATCAGTCGTGTACAGAAGATGAACCGGTAGTTGAAAAATCCGTCAAGTTTGAGGAAGCCGATTTAGCAGATGACTATGAAAACGAGATTCGACAAGAATTGAGATGGCTCAAGGCTAAGTACCAGATGGAGCTAAGGGAACTTAAAGATAAACAACTAGGACTTGCACCGGacaaacatacaaaacataaaatgTCGAGACAGCATAAAGACGATCATGACGATCACCCACATTTGCTAAAATCATTCGCGGCGGGAACCCATTTCGTTTCGTTTTCTCTAGATGATGGAGAACCGGAGACGTGTGAAAACACTAGCACAACGAAGAACATGTGCACAGGGGACTTGATTCCTCATCACCTTAATAGGGCAGCTTCACTTCCTGTTGATCCCATAGATTCTTGA